GTCCACCCATAGCATAAAGCTCATCTGAGAAATCCGCATTGACCACAAAGGAGACTTCTGTCTGTTGTGAACGCAAGCCGGCGTATTCAAAATCACCTTCTGACCAGGGGTTTGCATACGTCATGGCAGCAGAGAAGATAAGAGCCAGAAACGCAGAATAAAACACACTTTTCATGAAAACCTCCTTAGGGTGAGTCAATTGAACCATTACGTGTTTATCTGGTCAGGTTTCCGCGCAAAGCACTGATACCTTCACCCTCAGCCTGTCAATGGGTGTTATTGTTGACAAGCCTTCACTTACGGTTGTCAGACAGAACGCATTATCCTGAGCAGTTTTCAATAGAATGTAAATGCATAGTCTGTGCCATCTCTGAACACTTCATCTGTTCTTTTTCACTGCTCTTTGCAGAACAGGAGTCTGGATCGCTTTTACTGCCTGTTCGATTCCGTCCTGAAATTATCCTTGACAAAAAAACAAGGACAATAAGTAACGCCGGGTAGACCAGAGGCAGAAGAAGCACATCAAAGGGACCATGGGTGTGAAACCGTTCGGCTTTATAATTCCAGAATCCTATCAGTGTTATTCTCAATATGTTGAAAACGACCGACAGAGGGACTGACAGAAGAATAAGCAGCAGCCGTCTATAATATTTATCAAGTTTTATCCAGGCCAGGGGAAACGCAAATGCCAGAAGTGCCACTGTCTGGTTTATCCCTGAGCAGGATTTATTGACATCTAAAGTTACATTCGGAAAGATAAGCGAAATCCCCTGCATCTTTACATTGAGACCGCAGATATGGAGAAGAAACCATGAACCAACTGTGCTGGAAATCTGAAGGGCTCTTATCAGAGCAGGAGTAATCTCGGGAATTATGATCAGAAAAAAAACCAGGTAACCTGTGGGCCACAGAAGAAATGTCCCTCTTTTCCATCCCAGAAGCGCATAAAAAACACCGCTGAGAAACAGGAAAGGGGAGAGTTCAATCAAAAACAAGGGAAGAAAATTGTTGCCGATAGAGCCTTGAAGCAAAGCAACCAGACACATCGTCGCTCCCCCAATGATGGCACTTTTCTCCCGCTTAGCCTCTGATAATTCATCTCGTCTGATCCAGAGCATTAAAAGAAGGAATGGAAAAACCAGAAGTATCCAGTTATTCTGTTTTGAAATTTTATCGGCCAGAAGTATCACAGGGCCGATGAAAGAATAAACCGCCACGGCAAGAATTGGACAGAAGAGTATAAGTTTTGCGATCATAACCCAATATTGTGCATCAAACATGCCACTCTGTATTTTGAGTTTATCTTCTAATTACTTGTTATCAGGGATGAATAGTGAAATGGAGGCTGGTGATGAGAAAGTCGGTTATATTTTTAGCTTCGTTGCTTATGATCACAGGATCAGCTTATTCCGGAATGTCATATATCAGAACAGGAGCAGGTTTTAACGTCAGTCTGGTGGTTCCCGATGGTCGCCTTCATCCTACTTTCGGGTGGGGGGGGCTTATGGACCTGGGTTTTAGTCTGGGTAATGCCGGGGAGCTTCATTTCTTCCCGAATATAGAATTCTGGATCTCCGGTGATGAGAGGCCGGGAGTAGATGAGACCTGTTTTGAGATGGCTATAAACGGTGATGTTCGTTACTATTTCCCTGTCCCGAAGCGCATAACGGTCAGGCCCTATGGGGGAATGGGCTTGGCGGCGGTATATGAGTACCAAAACTTGGAATATCTCAACGGCACAGATCGCGATTACACCGATATGGGTGTGGCAGTCAATTTCATGGGTGGAATCGATATCCCATTCACATCATCTATCACGGGTTTTACGGAAATGAAGGGAAAGGTGGGGGAGGGAAATGAGGTGATAAAATTTACATTTGGTATGAAATTCCTCTTTTGAGAACCTGTTCTCATTGTTTCAGGAACTTCAGTAGACATGCAGGACAATCCCGGTTACATTCTCTGGCTCTCACGGGTAGAAAAACAGAGAGTCAAAACCAGAAAGTGAGCGTAAAAGAGACTGCCGAAAGTATAAGTGATGTAAGCGCTGCCCTTTCGAAAGTCTTTGCTCTGTTGAACGTGTTTTCAAACCTCTCCGGATGATTAAAGAAATCTTCTCTGCCTAGTTCCATGTACTTTGAGTAATAGTATCTTTCTGCGGCAAAGCAGGTAACTGCACCCAGGCCGAAAATCGCTGCTGGATAGATAAATTTGGAGGTATAGAACTGTCGTTTCCGCATTTCCAGAAGGTAGGTATGAATTCCAGGCTTGCTGAGATCGAGTCTGCGGTGCACCGGTTCATATCCATCGAGTTCACCTGTGATCTCCATGTTTCCCACCGGCAGTATCCACTCTAACGGTGTTGACCCCTCCAGCCCGGATTCTCCCCTTATTCTTACTCCTTCGGGTGCGGACTGGATCCTTAAATGGCAGACATATTCGGTCCTGAGATTTTCTATTGTTTTCTTTACAAGAACAGATTTGAAGGTGGAGATTTCACCCGGTTCGTAGACAAGGGAGATCAGAGGGTTTTCAAACACCTCTTTTTGCTGAAATAGCTCAATACTCTGAAGTCCGATCAGCAGGACTGCAACAGAATCGGAATCAGGATAAAAAAGAGAGACATTCATCACAAGGTCGTTAATTTTTGAGCTGTCAGTGAGCACATCCGGGCTAAATACTGTCAGGCAGTAGCCGATCTCTTTGAGAGGATTCTTCAACTGTTCCATGAAGTCTGCAGAGAAGCCGCTGCCGATGTTGTTGATTACAGATACATCGCAGAGATAATGGAGCGCTTTTTTTCCGGGGCCGCAATCATTTGGAAATGCCTGAAAAGAAAAAGAAACAAGGAGAAGAGTAGCGAGGCAAAGGGAGAATTTTTTGCTTTTTACTTGCATTATCGGGATCTCATATAGCTGTTAACTGCCTGCAAGTTAATATACTTATGAATTCACCTTTTATCAAACTGCTTCCTGATTTTGTTAAAGCAGATTATCCCCACAACCACGTTCACTTCATCGATTACGATACAAATAAAATTAAATATCTTTTTCCACATTTAAATCACCGTAATCAGCCTAATCAGCTTAATCAGTGATCGTCAGATTGCATATTTAAGAAAAATCTAAGTATTTTCATATATTGAGAAATGGAGGGCACTCTGCATTCATTAAAGCGTTTCAGTACACTGCTGGCTCCGCTGGTTCTTCTTTCATTTTTCTGTATCAATCGCGATAATCCCTGGGACCCGGTTAACAGTTGTCCAGAAGTGCTGAAAAGTGAAATTATCAGTAGACAAACTCCGGCAATTGACTCCTCACTGAATGCAATTCTCTCCACAGATTCCTCATGGAACAGTCTGGCTTTTATTCTTGACAGTATCAGCCGGATAAACAACTCTATCCTTAAATCCAATCCCGTCACAGCGAAAACTGTCGACTCTCTGCGCAAGCATAACAGAAAGATCGATTCCCTGAACCGTATCACTACCGAATGCAGCCTTATCGATACTCAGAATCTCCTCGACACTCTGGATTTTCTTGTTGAACTGCAGGATACGCAGCTTTTTGAGGAGTGCAGGAAAGTTTTCAGTATCGAGTCTCTTAAAATCGCAGCCCTGATATCATCGGGAAACCAGGAGTGCACTCCCCACGGGGTTTACAGCAAGAAAACGATAGATTCTATTTTCGCAATGATGGCACCTGTTACCGGTAAATGGGACTCTCTGCAGAAACGATGGCAGGGCTACGGGCAGGAGATGAAAGATTCAAATAGGCTCAGTATCGACATTTTTAACCGTCAAGTACAAATAGACAATCATACTATAATATCCTATAATAGATCCCGGTTGATGCAGATCGCCTATTGTGGCAAGGAGTTACACTCCGACCCGGAATCTTTAAAAACAATAATCCCCTCTCTCCAGCCGGGTGATACTCTTTATCTGGACAGCATAAAGATCACATCACAGTTCTCTTTTCTGAACGTGGGAGACAACGGAGGACCGCCCATAGTCGTTATCGGTTCCCCTTTTATGAATACAATTATCAACCCGGCCGGATTTTTCCTTACCGAAAGCAGGAATATCCGCTTTTACAATCTGATATTTGCCGATGGTGCAAACAGCGGTGTAAAACTGGAATTTAACTGTGACCGGATTTTGTTTGAAAACTGTGTTTTCCGCAATAACAGCCAGCACGGTGTTGAGGCTATTCAGAGCAATGTCGAACTGCGGAACTGTATCATTTATCACAACAGTGGTTCCGGTGTCAGAATTCAGGGAACCCATTCGGTTGAGCATGGGCTGGTGGCAGACAATATTCTTGTCGCCCATAACCGGGCCTATGGAATAAATTCCATTTCTGCCGCTATTATGCTTTCAAATGCTACAATCTCCGATAATGGCCTTGATGGGATAAGGCTTGAGGTAGCCAACAGGCCGGTTACAATTGCCAGATCACTGTTGACTTTCAATGAATACTATGGAATACGCAGGGATCCTTCGGAGCCGGGCCTTGGATTCTTTACAACTCCCAACACCGCTTTTTTCGGCAACAAGGCGGGAGTGATGATGGCTGACAGTGTGTATCTTAAACTGAATGAACCATTTATCAGTGAAGATCCCCATTATCTTAACAGGGATGAAGATGAGTATATGATAGGACCTCAGAGCAATCTCTCCGGCATGGATATTGGATATTCAAAATGAAGGGGTAAAAAAGGAGATATCATGAAAAGAGTGGGGCCGCATGTTCACACTACCGGCGGGGTTTTCAACGCACCTCTCAATGCGGCTGCCGTAGGGGCAACTGCTTTCGGATTATTTACAAAGAATCAGCGGCGATGGGATGCCAAACCACTGGACAACCAGACAATCGATGCGTTCCGGAAAAATCTCTCCGACTCCGGATTTCTCCCAAAGCATGTTCTGGCTCACAACAGCTACCTGATCAACATCGGCCATCCTGACAAGGATCTCCGCACCCGGTCACTCAACGCTCTGATCGATGAACTCAACAGATGCAATCTGCTGGGACTCCCCCTGCTCAACATTCATCCAGGAAGCCACCTTAACCTGTGCACTGTCGATGAGTGTCTTGAGATTATTGCTGCCTCGATCAACATTGCTCTTGATAAGACAGAAGGGGTTACCGTGGTCCTGGAGAATACCTCCGGACAGGGATCCAACGTGGGATTTATCTTTGAACACATAGCCGAAATAATAAGAATGGTACATGACAAGTCGCGGATCGGATTTTGTCTGGACACATGCCATACTTTCTCTGCAGGCTATGACCTGCGCACAAAGGACGCTTACGAAAAAACCATGAATGAAGTTGATAGAATAATCGGTTTCAGGTTTCTCCGGGGAGCACACCTTAACGATTCCAAAGCTGCTCTGGGGAGCAGGCTGGACAGACATCACTCGATAGGGAAGGGGGAGCTGGGGACTGATGCTTTCCGTTTTATTATGAATGATCCCCGTTTCGAGGAGTTGCCTCTGGTGCTGGAGACAATAGATGAGTCGCTCTGGGCCGGGGAAATTGCCATGCTTTATGAGATGGTCTCACCATCCTCAGAACCCTGAAAACACTGACTTTTCTCCGGTTGTCCGGCGCAAAATATTAATTGTTTTATTTGTGAATCAATGTTATATTACTAATGATTTAACCTTGGTAAATAAGGGCTTTTTGGAACCGGAATATGCTCACAGGCAAAGAGATAATTCTTAAAAAAACCGGAAAATCTTCTGATCTGTACCTTCTTTATTCTTCATCGAAATCCTGTTCGCTTTACTTCAGAAAACCAGCTCCTTTTCATATAGAACAAAATGTTTTTAATGTAAAAACACGGAGGGGTCCGATAAAATCTGTATCTGAATAAATTCAGATACAAATAAGAATAAGGAATCTTATTTCATTAAATAATCAGGAAATCATTTATTCAGGAAAATCAAGGCTGGATCCTCGTGATCTGTTATACGCATCTCAACCTAAACAAAAGGGGTTCTCATGAACAAAGGTGATCTGGTTGCTGCAGTTGCAAAGGATCTGGGCGGCTCAAAAGACGCTGCGCAGAAAGCGGTCAATTCCGTTCTGGAAAACATCAAAAAGAACGTGAAAAAGGGCGTAAATATCATCGGTTTCGGTTCTTTCGGTGTTTCTACACGTAAAGCCCGTACCGGCCGCAATCCAAAAACCGGCGAAACCATCAAAATCAAAGCCTCAAAGAACATCAGATTCAAAGCCGGAAAAGCCTTCAAAGACATTGTCAGATAAAAACAACAAAGAGCCCGGAAATCCGGGCTCTTTGTTTATTAAACCCCGAAGAAAACACAGTTTATCTCAGGGTAAAGTAGAAGGTCGCTCCTTTGCCGGGTTCACCGCTGGCCCAGATTTTTCCTCCGTGTCTCTGAATGATCCGCTTTACTATCGTAAGCCCGATCCCTGTACCCTGATACTCTTTCCCGGAATGAAGCCTTTTGAAGGGAAGGAATAATTCTCCTGCTCTCCCAATGTCAAATCCTGCCCCGTTATCTCTGATGAAAAAAACATGCTTACCCTCCAGCACAAATTCCCCGAATTCTATAAAGGTCTCCGGATTCTTCTCCGTGAATTTCCAGGCATTTCTCAACAGATTCTCCAGCACTATCATCATAAGCTGAGCATCCGCCATCGCTCTGACATTTTCTGCAACCCTGAATTCCGCCTTCCGGCCGGGTTCCTTTCGGATCAGGGAATCGAGTATTGTATTGACTGTTTCTGACAGGTTGGTATCAGTGAGGGAAATCTCACCTGTACCAGTTCTTGCCAGACGCAACAGATCATCTATCAACTGGAACATCCTTTCTGCTGATGTCAGTATCTTGTGGATGTATTCCCTGCCCTCACCCCCCAGTGTCTCAGCATACTCATCCTTTAACAGGTTTCCGAACCCGTTAATGACCTGTAAAGGTGTTCTGAGGTCATGTGCCACTGAATAGGAAAATGCCTCCAGTTCCTCATTGGCCACCATCAGATCTTCTCTGGCTTCACTGAGCTTTTCATAGGCGCGGGCGTTTGATACAGCAAGTGAGATCACATTGTTTACGGATAATGCAAAGTTGAGATAGTAATTGCTGTACTGTGGAAAGGCGAAATTCTCCATGATAATTACACCCATTGGTTCATTTCTGCGCCTTATCTGAATTGCAAAACCGTCCCCTGAATCGGTCCTGATATACTCTGTCTCCATTCTAACGACTCTGGAAATGAAATCTTCACTAATCCTGACCGACCCCGGACAGAATACAGGTTTTCCGGATTTGTGGTCTGCCAAAGGTATGTAAATGAGAGCTTTCGGAGCGCATACTGCATTAAAGAGCTTTAAGATATTCTCTATTACTACCGTCTCTGAGGACATTACGGAAATCTCACCTATCAGGTCCAGTGCCATGGCGAAATCAGCGATCTGCCGTTCGCGATACTCCAGATCCTCAGAATTTCTCTTCCTCTCCTTTCTATTCCTCCACTCCAGAACTATCTTCGATAAAAAGAGACGGGTATAGCCAAGACCAACAGTAACCCTGTTAAATGGAATGTCAAGGAAAGCGGAAAATGCCTCCATCTCTTCCTGGGCGTTTTCGCCTGCTCCGGTATCCAGCCATAAAAGTTTTTTGATTGACTGAGAATACATCTCCCGGGCTGTATCCCGTTTGAGTCTCAGCTTTTCCATATTCTTTCGCCAATTGGACAGCATACCGGATGATATCAGATAAAAGCCTTTGCTGAGGTAATCTGAAATGACTTCAGGGGAAGTATACAGCTCAAAGCAGCTTGACAACCGTACAAGTGTGCACTGCTTTTCCAGTTCGGTTCCTGTTTCTACATTTAGTGAATAGTCAAAAATGCAGATACAATCAGAACTCCCAGCCTGCTCCCTGATAGTCCTGATGATTTCATCGGTTCCGGTTTTCATGGGATACAGGCATGATACAGGGAGCCGGGCAACTTCCACATCGTCAAGCTGTTCCGTCTTTGCCGCAGCCTTGACCTCCGGGAGATGATTTTCACAGATAAAAATAAAAACTTTCTCGCTCATTTTCAGATC
The DNA window shown above is from Fibrobacter sp. and carries:
- a CDS encoding PEP-CTERM sorting domain-containing protein (PEP-CTERM proteins occur, often in large numbers, in the proteomes of bacteria that also encode an exosortase, a predicted intramembrane cysteine proteinase. The presence of a PEP-CTERM domain at a protein's C-terminus predicts cleavage within the sorting domain, followed by covalent anchoring to some some component of the (usually Gram-negative) cell surface. Many PEP-CTERM proteins exhibit an unusual sequence composition that includes large numbers of potential glycosylation sites. Expression of one such protein has been shown restore the ability of a bacterium to form floc, a type of biofilm.), producing MVQLTHPKEVFMKSVFYSAFLALIFSAAMTYANPWSEGDFEYAGLRSQQTEVSFVVNADFSDELYAMGGPKGPGPNKPPKPPKPPKPPKPPRRSVPEPSVVLLMITGVSGLYMLSRHFRKK
- a CDS encoding exosortase/archaeosortase family protein; translated protein: MIAKLILFCPILAVAVYSFIGPVILLADKISKQNNWILLVFPFLLLMLWIRRDELSEAKREKSAIIGGATMCLVALLQGSIGNNFLPLFLIELSPFLFLSGVFYALLGWKRGTFLLWPTGYLVFFLIIIPEITPALIRALQISSTVGSWFLLHICGLNVKMQGISLIFPNVTLDVNKSCSGINQTVALLAFAFPLAWIKLDKYYRRLLLILLSVPLSVVFNILRITLIGFWNYKAERFHTHGPFDVLLLPLVYPALLIVLVFLSRIISGRNRTGSKSDPDSCSAKSSEKEQMKCSEMAQTMHLHSIENCSG
- a CDS encoding PEGA domain-containing protein, which gives rise to MQVKSKKFSLCLATLLLVSFSFQAFPNDCGPGKKALHYLCDVSVINNIGSGFSADFMEQLKNPLKEIGYCLTVFSPDVLTDSSKINDLVMNVSLFYPDSDSVAVLLIGLQSIELFQQKEVFENPLISLVYEPGEISTFKSVLVKKTIENLRTEYVCHLRIQSAPEGVRIRGESGLEGSTPLEWILPVGNMEITGELDGYEPVHRRLDLSKPGIHTYLLEMRKRQFYTSKFIYPAAIFGLGAVTCFAAERYYYSKYMELGREDFFNHPERFENTFNRAKTFERAALTSLILSAVSFTLTFWF
- a CDS encoding right-handed parallel beta-helix repeat-containing protein, coding for MEGTLHSLKRFSTLLAPLVLLSFFCINRDNPWDPVNSCPEVLKSEIISRQTPAIDSSLNAILSTDSSWNSLAFILDSISRINNSILKSNPVTAKTVDSLRKHNRKIDSLNRITTECSLIDTQNLLDTLDFLVELQDTQLFEECRKVFSIESLKIAALISSGNQECTPHGVYSKKTIDSIFAMMAPVTGKWDSLQKRWQGYGQEMKDSNRLSIDIFNRQVQIDNHTIISYNRSRLMQIAYCGKELHSDPESLKTIIPSLQPGDTLYLDSIKITSQFSFLNVGDNGGPPIVVIGSPFMNTIINPAGFFLTESRNIRFYNLIFADGANSGVKLEFNCDRILFENCVFRNNSQHGVEAIQSNVELRNCIIYHNSGSGVRIQGTHSVEHGLVADNILVAHNRAYGINSISAAIMLSNATISDNGLDGIRLEVANRPVTIARSLLTFNEYYGIRRDPSEPGLGFFTTPNTAFFGNKAGVMMADSVYLKLNEPFISEDPHYLNRDEDEYMIGPQSNLSGMDIGYSK
- the nfo gene encoding deoxyribonuclease IV, whose translation is MKRVGPHVHTTGGVFNAPLNAAAVGATAFGLFTKNQRRWDAKPLDNQTIDAFRKNLSDSGFLPKHVLAHNSYLINIGHPDKDLRTRSLNALIDELNRCNLLGLPLLNIHPGSHLNLCTVDECLEIIAASINIALDKTEGVTVVLENTSGQGSNVGFIFEHIAEIIRMVHDKSRIGFCLDTCHTFSAGYDLRTKDAYEKTMNEVDRIIGFRFLRGAHLNDSKAALGSRLDRHHSIGKGELGTDAFRFIMNDPRFEELPLVLETIDESLWAGEIAMLYEMVSPSSEP
- a CDS encoding HU family DNA-binding protein gives rise to the protein MNKGDLVAAVAKDLGGSKDAAQKAVNSVLENIKKNVKKGVNIIGFGSFGVSTRKARTGRNPKTGETIKIKASKNIRFKAGKAFKDIVR
- a CDS encoding DUF1638 domain-containing protein: MSEKVFIFICENHLPEVKAAAKTEQLDDVEVARLPVSCLYPMKTGTDEIIRTIREQAGSSDCICIFDYSLNVETGTELEKQCTLVRLSSCFELYTSPEVISDYLSKGFYLISSGMLSNWRKNMEKLRLKRDTAREMYSQSIKKLLWLDTGAGENAQEEMEAFSAFLDIPFNRVTVGLGYTRLFLSKIVLEWRNRKERKRNSEDLEYRERQIADFAMALDLIGEISVMSSETVVIENILKLFNAVCAPKALIYIPLADHKSGKPVFCPGSVRISEDFISRVVRMETEYIRTDSGDGFAIQIRRRNEPMGVIIMENFAFPQYSNYYLNFALSVNNVISLAVSNARAYEKLSEAREDLMVANEELEAFSYSVAHDLRTPLQVINGFGNLLKDEYAETLGGEGREYIHKILTSAERMFQLIDDLLRLARTGTGEISLTDTNLSETVNTILDSLIRKEPGRKAEFRVAENVRAMADAQLMMIVLENLLRNAWKFTEKNPETFIEFGEFVLEGKHVFFIRDNGAGFDIGRAGELFLPFKRLHSGKEYQGTGIGLTIVKRIIQRHGGKIWASGEPGKGATFYFTLR